The genomic window TTTGTTTTTGATCAAAAGTAAGGTAGCTAAACATGATGGTTTAGTTTCTATAAAAAGTGCATTTGTTAGAAAGGATTTTTTAAATTATGCTACACATCTGAATTTTAAAAATACAAGCATATCCTGGCGTTGGGCATTTCGCTACGAATGGATTATCGCAAAATAATATTATAGGATTGATTCATATATTATCAATAAAACAATAGATTGAGTACAAAAATTGTAAGTATAGCTAAAGCGCTTCCGGCGTATTCTCGACAAACCGATGAAATCATTCCATTTGTCAAACAATGGATGAACGCGCAGGAAGAGCGCTTTCAAAGGAAAGTCATTAAAATTTTTGAAAATGCTGCGGTAGATAAACGTTATAGTATCATGGCACCTGAAGAAGTGTTTACAGCCACTTCATTTCAGGAAAAAAATGATATCTATATCCGTGAAGTAAAAAAGTTAGGTAAAAATGTTTTGACTGATGCCTTACACAAAGCAGACTGGAAACCAGATTCTTTGGATTATATTATTACGGTAAGTTGTACCGGAATTATGATTCCATCTTTGGATGCTTACTTAATCAATGATGTAGGACTTAAGCAGGATGTGGTGCGCTTACCTGTGACTGAGATGGGTTGTGCTGCTGGGGTTTCAGGGATGATTTATGCCCATAATTTTTTAAAAGCAAACCCGGGAAAACGAGCGGCTGTTATTGCAGTAGAAGCACCAACAGCAACGTTTCAGTTAGAAGATTATAGCATGGTAAATATTGTAAGTGCCGCTATCTTCGGAGATGGTGCTGCCTGCGTACTTTTATCTTCTGAAGAAGAAGCCATAGGTCCTAAGATTTTAGGGGAAGGAATGTACCATTTTTATGATAATACTCATATGATGGGGTTTAATTTAACCAATACCGGGTTGCAGATGATCTTAGATAAATCAGTACCCGAAACAATTGCCAGTCATTTTCCGAAGATTATTCATCCCTTTTTAGCATCCTTCGGAAAAGATATCGAACAAGTTGATCATTTGATTTTTCATCCGGGAGGAAAAAAAATAGTAATGACCGTTGAAGAATTGTTCGGAAGTTTGGGTAAAAATATTGAAGATACGAAGGAAGTCTTACGTGCTTATGGAAATATGAGTAGTGCTACGGTATTGTACGTTTTAGAAAGGTTTATAAATAAAAATCCTTCTCCCGGAGAAGTCGGATTATTACTAAGTTTTGGTCCGGGATTCTCTGCACAGCGGGTTTTAGTGGAGTGGTAGGTGCATATTCCCACCCCAGCCCTCCCTGAGGGAGGGGGTTTAATTTTTTACTTTTTGTAAGGATTTGTATTTGATCTTTGACAGTATAGTATGTTATCACAAAAATTTTTTAAATACGTAAATTTTATTATCTTAAATTATATAATTCGACATTATGGATACTGAATTAACTTTAAAGTTAGATAGTGATACTATTTAAAAAGCTAAAGCATATGCTTCTAAAAGAAAAATTAGCCTTTCTCAAATAGTAGAGAAACATTTACAGGCTATAACTTCTGAAGAAGTAAATGAAACTTTTGAGATTTCATCATTCGTAAAAAAAATGACAACTGAAAATAACATGCCTTCGGATCTTGATTATAAAGAAGAATATTCTAATTATTTACTCAAAAAGTATCAATAAGTTCAAAAAGAAGTAAAATATTTTTGGATACAAATGTCGTTTTAGACCTTCTTAGTATTAGAAAGCCCTTTTATGATTCTATTGCAAAAATTGCAACTTTAGCGGAAAAACAAAAGATAGTTTTAGTAGTCTCACAAATATCGTTTGCTACCGTTAATTACTTCCTTACTAAATTTGAAAATAACAAGGTTGCCAGAGTCCAGTTAAAATGGCTGATGAATATGTATAAAGTTTAATGTAGTTATTTTTTTAAAGGAAAAAGATCAAATTTTTAAGAAACCCTCATTCGTTTAAAATTTTACGAATATCTCTTTGTACTTCATCTTGTGTTCTTATTAATTCTTCAAGCATGAATTTCATTTTCAACTTTGTATCTATAGCAGTTGAAGTCCAATTGGAGTAAATAAAATCTAAAATTTTATTCAATTTGTACTCTACTAGTTCTTTTCCCTCTTCAATATCCGCTAAGATGGATAATCTTTCATAAGGTAATAATTCTATTTTTGTGTTAGATAGTGCTTTCCAATAGTTTAATCTAATTGCTGGCGCATATACTCCTTTTGCCTTTTCGATAATTTGAAGAAGGGATACCGTTTCATCTTCCGAGTAAGAATTCAATGTATCAATAAGTATTTTCTGCTTAGGTATTTTTTCAGTTATTTCCACATCAGTTTCTTTTAACTCCATTTTTAAAGCAGTAAAGAATTTTGCTATATATTTTCTATCCTTTCTTTCTTCATTCCAATTATTAATAGCTAGGGCAAGTAATACTCCAATAAGAACCGGAATAATATCTCTTAGAAACTTTTTAAAATTATTTTTCATTCACATAATTTCTTAAACGGTTTATATAAAGCGCTAAAAATAGTAAAAGATGTACTCAATCTTATAACATAAATAAAGGTTGTGACGGATTAGT from Aquimarina sp. ERC-38 includes these protein-coding regions:
- a CDS encoding type III polyketide synthase; the protein is MSTKIVSIAKALPAYSRQTDEIIPFVKQWMNAQEERFQRKVIKIFENAAVDKRYSIMAPEEVFTATSFQEKNDIYIREVKKLGKNVLTDALHKADWKPDSLDYIITVSCTGIMIPSLDAYLINDVGLKQDVVRLPVTEMGCAAGVSGMIYAHNFLKANPGKRAAVIAVEAPTATFQLEDYSMVNIVSAAIFGDGAACVLLSSEEEAIGPKILGEGMYHFYDNTHMMGFNLTNTGLQMILDKSVPETIASHFPKIIHPFLASFGKDIEQVDHLIFHPGGKKIVMTVEELFGSLGKNIEDTKEVLRAYGNMSSATVLYVLERFINKNPSPGEVGLLLSFGPGFSAQRVLVEW
- a CDS encoding PIN domain-containing protein → MDTNVVLDLLSIRKPFYDSIAKIATLAEKQKIVLVVSQISFATVNYFLTKFENNKVARVQLKWLMNMYKV
- a CDS encoding DUF6090 family protein, coding for MKNNFKKFLRDIIPVLIGVLLALAINNWNEERKDRKYIAKFFTALKMELKETDVEITEKIPKQKILIDTLNSYSEDETVSLLQIIEKAKGVYAPAIRLNYWKALSNTKIELLPYERLSILADIEEGKELVEYKLNKILDFIYSNWTSTAIDTKLKMKFMLEELIRTQDEVQRDIRKILNE